A stretch of Cyanobacterium sp. HL-69 DNA encodes these proteins:
- the hisH gene encoding imidazole glycerol phosphate synthase glutamine amidotransferase subunit HisH has protein sequence MKIAVIDYDMGNLHSVCKGLEKAGAIPEITYSADVIAQAKAIVLPGVGSFDPAMQHLKERNLVEPLKSAIASGTPFLGICLGLQILFESSEEGKEQGLGVIKGKVRRLQSEPNLTIPHMGWNTMEKTQPNHPLWAGLPPETYLYFVHSFYVDPTNKSIIAGEVTHGSQKVTSAIAHKNLMAVQFHPEKSSDYGLKILSNFVNLINNKY, from the coding sequence ATGAAAATTGCTGTAATTGACTATGATATGGGTAACTTGCACTCGGTATGCAAGGGTTTGGAAAAGGCGGGGGCGATTCCCGAAATAACCTATTCTGCGGATGTAATAGCCCAAGCAAAGGCGATTGTGTTGCCGGGAGTTGGCTCATTTGATCCTGCTATGCAACATTTAAAGGAACGTAATTTAGTTGAACCTCTTAAAAGTGCGATCGCCTCGGGAACACCATTTTTAGGTATCTGTTTAGGGTTACAAATCCTTTTTGAATCCTCGGAAGAAGGTAAAGAGCAAGGATTAGGAGTAATAAAAGGTAAGGTGCGTCGTTTACAATCAGAGCCTAATTTAACCATTCCGCACATGGGATGGAATACTATGGAAAAAACTCAACCTAATCACCCTCTGTGGGCTGGGTTGCCCCCTGAAACCTATCTTTACTTTGTGCATTCATTTTATGTCGATCCTACCAATAAAAGCATAATTGCAGGGGAAGTTACCCATGGTAGTCAAAAAGTTACAAGTGCGATCGCCCATAAAAACCTTATGGCAGTGCAATTCCACCCCGAAAAATCCTCCGATTACGGCTTAAAAATCCTCTCCAACTTTGTTAACCTCATTAATAATAAATATTAA
- the psaD gene encoding photosystem I subunit II PsaD, whose protein sequence is MSEKIQLTGQMPKFGGSTGGLLSAADREEKYAITWTSSKEQVFEMPTGGAAIMNEGENLYYFARKEQCLALGTQLRTKFKPKMEDYKVYRVYPNGEVQYLHPADGVFPEKVNEGREFHGKKDRNIGRNPEPVTLKFSGKNPYDV, encoded by the coding sequence ATGAGCGAAAAAATCCAATTAACAGGTCAAATGCCTAAATTTGGCGGAAGTACGGGCGGTTTACTCTCTGCAGCTGACAGAGAAGAAAAATACGCCATCACCTGGACTAGCAGCAAAGAGCAAGTATTTGAAATGCCTACTGGTGGCGCTGCAATCATGAATGAAGGTGAAAACCTATACTACTTTGCCCGTAAAGAGCAATGTTTGGCTTTAGGTACTCAATTACGCACCAAATTTAAGCCCAAAATGGAAGATTATAAAGTTTACCGTGTATATCCTAACGGTGAAGTTCAATATCTCCACCCCGCTGATGGTGTATTCCCTGAAAAAGTGAACGAAGGGCGTGAATTCCACGGCAAAAAAGATAGAAATATCGGCAGAAATCCTGAGCCTGTCACCCTCAAGTTTTCTGGCAAAAACCCTTATGATGTTTAA